AGCTATGGTTGTAGTAGTGACGATGTCAATTTGAAATTGGATAGTGGGGGTTTACAGAGGATATAATCCTAGAAACAAATTGTCGAAAATTGCCCGTCATGGGGGTTTACTGAAGCAATTTCACGGTGGAGTGGGAGCAATGCTTTAGTGGCGAATGATTTGTTTTGCAGGCGGATTGCTTCAGTGGAGATTGcacctttttttaattttgtaggCGGAATGCTTCAGTGGAGTTTGcacctttttttaattttggttaaGGCTTTAGAATAGAAgttcctaaaataccccttcTTGTTGTTCGATTGGGAAACTGACAGAAATTATGCGGTGGCGCCGCCGCGAAACTCCTTGATTGGAACCgaaatataagtttagggattaaattgactataaataatgtatagggactaaatcgacagaaaaataaagtttagggactaaattggcgatTTTCCCTTCCAATAATAGAGTCCAAAGTAAAAAACTTCTGCCCCCCGGTGAAATACATACATTTTTAGCAACAACTAATATGTTAGGCTCATGAATAAAAGATTATGTCCCACATTAGTTcaagagatggagaaagatcCGAGACCTAATAGTTTAAGTTTTTGGATCAGAGTTGGATTCCTTACTTACATATTTGGCTCTTTGGTGGGTTCTCACGAGATGTTTCCCCTTATCAAATTGGTATCGGAGTTTCAGGTTGCGAGATTGGGTTACTCATGAGTAAATGGATTCTCCTAAGAGTTGGACCGGTGAAAATTCTCTACTTGATGGTGGACTGAAGTGCCAAAGTGCTAAGGAGTTTGGCTAGTGTTGGATCAGCTGCGCCAGCGGCGTATTTACACTGGGCAATTTCTATAACACTTATAAAAATTTGATATAATTTCAAGTGTGCCCCCGGAGTTTTGTGTATTTACTGGTTTATATGCTCTCAAAATTGCTTTTGAtcttacctcttgttatttGTTACAGCTACCGTAGAAAGGGTTTTTCAATTATAAATATAGTGAAGAATCGGTTACGAAATAGAATAGAAGACACTTGGATGAATGATtgtttagttacttatattgagAAAAGTATACTTCGTGAAGTTCAAAATGAAAAGGTTATAAACtgttatcaaaatatgaaaactcgtcatgagcaattgtaaatagtttagtttgctttttaaaataaaattattattacattaataattttgagtttgtctttttatgtttttcatggaatatatgtatcatttgtacttgttggtgaatattttttcccttaaaaaactagaaaaagagtatgtaaaaaattttagaattatTTTTGCCCTtactaaaaattttttctagCTCCGCCACTGAGCTGCGCCATGAGTTTGGCAAGGTCCAGTTGTTAGACTCATGATGTTTCCACCAGTCATAATGGCATTGTGTAATGAGAAGTCTATTCTctaatctaacaaaaaaattgTAGAATAATAAAAACACTAGATCAAGTAACTCACACGAGTCACGGCAGCTGCAGGTGTAACAAATGATTCATCCATGACAGCCTTGTACGGGTAGACACTTTCCTCGTACAACCCATGTTCTTCCATcattaaaaatgcatttttcagaTTGGATGATATGCGTCTCTTTTTTCTGTCCCTTCATCCCCGTCCTCTTGTTTCTCCTTCCCTCTAGACCTTTTCTTGGCTGGACGAACTTGTTTCTCCTCAAGCTCTTGTTTCTCCTTCCTTTTCATCTCTTGGTTgttagggtctgtttgataatataaaaaagtgctgaaattgAACCTTTTCAGACATTcggatgttttgagtgtttgataaatgaaaattcatCTGCTAAACTTGTTAAGCAATGCCAAacctgtgtgtatttttttcagcacaagaatttTAACTGAATgtttaattctgataagaatcaatagaattacttcaactatCTTATCTTATTTACCAAATCTActcttgtttgttaattatattcaaaattcttatttaaTTAAACAATCTAATGTTCTCTATCTAATGgttttctatttctcttttctccctttttaatgacttttacatattctccatacttctcatataatatatttcatcttttatattaatttgaatttaaaaataaatattgttatTTTCATATTCAACAATTTtaagctaattaaatcataggttctattttttttttaaataaaaacatataagggcaaaattgtcaaattaaatttattaagcattcagttataaatatttatcaaacagtataaataagtttagcattaaaattcagacatttatatattttttttcagtgcttaaaattcagtaaattaattgtttcagtattcagatttcaaaattcagacttcagaattcagattcagttttatcaaacggaacttTAGCCTCTTTATTCTTGTTCTTGGTTGGACTACCATCCGAAAGGTCATACCTCTTATGCACCTCATCAATGAACTCTTGTTTTGACAAAGAGACGGGCCTCTCTCCTAAAAATAACATGCAGAGCTGATGTTGTATCGGTTGTTCTTTTATTTGGTGGAAGTAATTATTATTGATATACACAATGGAATTGGTGCATTTTTACAATTATTAGACTGTtaccaaatttcaaaattacaaCAGTTATCCGGATGGAAATTAAAAGCAGCAATCTTGCGATCAAACCTACTTAACTGGTGGAAAAAACATCAATCTTGTAAGTAAAACCAAAGGGATTGATGTCAGCATCATCCATGGCCGGCCAttctttcaactttcaagctttgATTCTAGTCTTAAGAGGAGCTGAAGGAAATGAAAACAACCTTGAGGAGAAAGCAGTAGAAATTGCAAAACTGACTGACGTGCAGTGCATTGCTAGAGGAAAGACTTTGGCAGCCGCcaatttttgtggtaatttccttttgtcttagactttggtAATTCATCAATGACAGCCTGGTACGGGTAGACACTTTCCTCGTACAACCCATGTTCTTCCATcattaaaaatgcattttccagaTTGGATGATATGTCTCCTTTTTTCCTTCCCTTCATCCTCATCCTCTTGTTTCTCCTTCCCTCTAGACTTTTTCTGGGCTGGACGAGCTTGTTCCTCCTCAAGCTCTTGTTTCTCCTTCCCTTTCATCTCTTTGTTATTAGCCTCTTTCTTCTTATTCTTGGGTGGACTACCATCCGAATGGTCATACCTCTTATGCACCTCATTAATGAACTCTTGTTTTGACAAAGAGACGGGTTCCCCCCCTCCCCAAAAAAATAACATGTAGAGTTGATGCTGCATCGGTTGTTATTGTATTTGGTGGAAgtaattattattaatataaaCGAGGGATTAGTGCATTTTTTACAATTATTTCTCTGTTACCAAATTCCAAAATTATAACAGTTATTCGGATAGAAATTAAAAGCAGCAATCTTGCGATCAAACCTACTTAACTGGTGAAAAAAACATCAATCTTGTAAGTAAAACCAAAGGGATTGATGTCAGCATCATCCATGGCCGGCCATTCTTTCAACTTTCAGGCTTTGATTCTAGTCTTAAGAGGAGCTGGAGGAAATGAAAACAACCTTGAGGAGAAAGCAGCAGAAATTGCAAAACTGACTGACGTGCAGTGCATTGCTAGAGGAAAGACTTTGGCTGCCGCcaatttttgtggtaatttccTTTTGTCTTAGATCTTATAAATTTGCAAAATCTAAAAAAGGGAATTATGTGATCCTAGTTACCAATCATAACTAAACAATTTTATCTATTCCGTGATCTTTAAGAACAACCATAGGATTGGTGTAAATATTATAGACTTCAAGCTCATTGAAGCAATTTGCTAGAAACTGGATGCTCATCTCATGAGCGGCGatgcaaaaaaattaaaaaaacctTTGCCGCTAATCAAACGTGCGGCGATGGTTTgaaggaattaaaaaaaaaaggaaactgaAGTAAtccaaaataaatgaaaattaaaattatttttacttgaAGCCTCACATCGGAGTTGCGGCGATCCCTAATCAAGAACCCTCCATCAAACATCACCAATTTTGTGACGATTTTCAATTTTAGCAATATTCTGAGAAATTTGCCATTTATGCCCTTATGATATTTATAAGACTCTGATATGCAGAAAATACATATTAGATGAGCAAGCCGTCTCCCACTTTCTTTGGGATCTtaattgattttttcttttcttcttttttcaaagGATGATAGTAAGGAAACATTGATAACCAGATACCATCACCATTAATTAAcagatttatttttgttttattgatTTGTTATACTGTGAAAGAAACTCGTCGACAACTTCGCAGTAGATGCTTTTCTTCATAAAATTTCTCCCCTGTATAGGGATGGCAACGCGGCACCCGTCCCGCAAGAGTAAAaatggggcgggggatggggcggggcaAAATATATCCCTCCATCTTAAAACGGGGCGGGAGACGGGGCAACATACatccgccccatcccccgctcCGTCCCCCGCGtacattaaaagaaaaaaaaaaaatatatatatatatatatatataaatatatacaacaATCCTAAATTTTTCTTCGAGGTGCAGGTTAGGCCATCCACCGTCggctcctttttcttcctttcttctttgtgTGGGACTTGCATCTATCTTCTTCTATTGGTTTAAAAATATACCTGCAAACTAGTCTGGGCAGTAGATCACGGTTTCTTTCGAATCTGAGTTCAACCCGTCGCCATCATCTCCTCCTCCCTTAGTTGCACGGCTGCTGTCCACACTGCCTGGCAGCACATCGGCACATTGTTTCCACCACCAACGCAAACTGCCGCTCTCGCAACATATCCAGATCGTTGGTGTCTAGCCGCTCCAAGGCAGCGATCTCGCCGGCAAGCTGGTCCTCAGCAATTGGATCAAAAGCAACAGACTTTGAGACACATAAACAGAGGTCACCATTTTTCTTGACGGACTATATCTCACCTCTAGAGTCCAGATTGACTGCAACTCACGCTCCTGCTCCCAACCTGGGCACTACCGTCTCTGCTCCATTAGCCACTGATCTGGCAAGACAGCCTCCAGCGAGTAAAGGAAGCGTCGCAGACAAGCCTCCCCTTAACTACAAAGTGTCTGAAGGCACTTTGATAGACGAAGTCTTCCACTTCGATTTCTTTCCCCGCGGGGGACACGGGGTGGGGGCGAGGCcgggggcgggggatggggcgggggacgggggaagTTATTTgtccccatcccccgccccattgccatccctacatGTTACCAAAACATTTTGGTACTATCAAGTCAGAGCTACAGGGCCCCTGTAGCTCTGACTTGATACTCACGTTAAAACCCATAGCTAGCTAGACAAACACATGCAAATCGCAATAACTCATCAGTTGCCGGCTTTCATAAAACCCCTCAAGGGAAGTTGCCAGAGCCCCCCCGGTTTTGGGAGGGGGGTTGTGGAGACCGATCGAGCTTATCAGTTATTTCAGAAGCTGGATTCATTGCATTAGGATTCAttgctatcttttttttttcccctcttttgcTCCAATGCCATATTGTAAACGTGTCGGAAGAAAATTGACGGAATTTAAGAAGCAGAGAGGGGATGAGAGGATTGAAACCCAAGACCTATGATTACCGAGCCCTCGACAATCTGAAATTCCGTAGACAAATTAAATGACTTCATCTTTGTCAACGTCTGGTTTTAGTGAGGATAATAATCTTACAAGTTCAAAACACCTTTGCATATTCAGAAATCGTTTGGTAGGCGTGATTAATTGGTCATCGCTAGCTGATGCGCCATCAGCAAGTTAAGCAAAAATCAGTGGTTAATGCTATTGTAAGAATCACGCCTTTGCTCTACCTTTTCTGCAGGAGCCCGTGGTTTCTTAGAACTAATAAAAATTACAGAATTAGAAACAATAAAGGATTAATAGTAGAAATGCAGATCAAAGAGTGTAGTTCTGGTTAATGGCATCAATTTCTATTCCCTTCAGCTTGACAAAAGACTCCACCTTGCCCTTAAGGGTGTGAAGCTCTCTCAaccttcaaattcaagaaagatGCTACATCAGACAAAGCACAgaaattttgcttctcattgTGGAGGGAGGAGAAATAGAAGACAGTAAAAATGCTACACACGGGACATATTTGGGCAAGCTCTGAGCAAATCAGAGAGACTGAAAAGGCTACAACTTAAATTTGCATAAAAATGTTTTGGTAACATGGCTTACCTTGCAATCTCTGCACGCCTTCTGGCTTCTTCAGCCATGTTATTCATCTCCTGGAATGTGCTATTGCGATCTATAAGCTTCACTGGCTCAGGAGCATAGAGGCCATGTAGTGTCCGTTGCTCCGTGGCCCAAGCAGCCTCACGGGCTTCCCTTCCAAAGTTCTTTTGGGTGGAGAATGCAGTCTGGCCACAAGAAACATAATTGGGCAAACATAAATGTTGATGTATggagaaaataatgaaaattgaACCTGCAAACTGTTAATAGTATACTCTAGGACTTTTTGCAGAATGCTGTAGGATTTAGCTATACTTACCCTTTTTTCCACCACCAGACCCCAGGCTTTTCCACTGAGTGAATATCTAACCAAGAATTTAAGGGGATCAAGAAGCATGTAGGTGATGATATTGTATAACCAGATGACACCGGTCCAACCCCAGCCAATGCTTCTGATTCCAGCAAAACCCCAGGTTGCAGTGGCAGATATTACAGTTGCAATCTGCAAAGCGGACCGCCATTAACTCTATACTAAGAAAGGTACGAAATTTGATCCAACAAATATTTGGTAATCTTAAATATGGGTCACAAATTGATTGTTTCACTTTACTATTTAGAACTCTATTTGTCTCAGAACTCGGTGCGAAGTAGATGTAATGAGGTGACGGTTGTGCTTTAAGTAGAAAAGTTAGAAAAGTATCCTGCATCCATGGTCTTGCATTAAGAAAACTGGACTATGGAGTTCACTCGTGTAGACTAAAGGAACCAGTTTTTATCTTTTCGTCCATATGCAAATATGCGTTATTCATCTAGAGGATGAATCACTAAAATGCTGCACCTGGAGAGTGCAAGACAAAATGCAGACTGCTTCAATTGCATATGGGAAAGACAAAGGAGgataaaagaggaaaagagaatAAAAATTGAACTTGAGCTTGAACTGTATGGGGAAACAGTTAAACCAAGATGCGAAGTATCCAGAGTgtaagtcatacacaatatagaGAATGTATATTTAGAAGGTAAATTATTGGATGCACCATTTTCATGCTTAGAACAGCTTCATGAATCTCATAGTTTTCTGAACTCAAAAACTAGTATTATGACTAGTTAGTGAACAATGACTTGGTTTTATGTGAATTATTCTATAAGTTTTGAAATAACATTGAGAAAATTGAAGATATAGTGACTAGTGAGTTAGGACTTTTGGACCAAATGACATTCATGACAGAAATGTTTATCTTCATCGCATAAGCACAGAAGACAGGATAATCAAGAATCTTAATCATTCTGCTAAATTATTCTTCTTCTCCATTTGGACTGAAAGCAATCTACAGCTTCTTTTGTAAGTCAATAGTTTTCGGTCTGAGTTGCTATTGACATTTTATCTTACGCAAAATAACATGCAAAGAGGTAGAAGAACATGTTACCAGCTGTGCAATAACAAAGGCTGTTACTAGGAGGAAACCAGGTCTCTCTTTGAATGACCAACTCCTCGAGCGAGTCACAAAAATTAGGGCCTGGCTGATGGTGCTGACTTGGAGATAAACTGCTGATGCCACCATTTGATTGAGGCGCTTAGCTACCTCATCGTTGGACATATCGAATTCGTGCTTGTTGAAATTCCTTACGTTAAAAACATTCTGgtaaaaagaaaaccaaggaCAATCAACAAAAAATGGATGAATAGTAAAATGATATAACGGAATACGCTTACATTAGATAAATGCCAAGTAATCTGAGTTTATTAAGTTTCAGAAACATGGATAACATCTAGGGCTCTTAAGCCAGTATGCATAGTCTCTGAAAATTTTATGCAGCCTCCTTAAGTATTATTCAACTGATGTCGAAACATCTTTCAAAATGCAAAGTATTAGCAAATAAGCATTTCTTGTCCCTAATTACCGTGAATGCAAGAAGGAAACACATACAAGGATGCATTGACACATTATTCTTCTTTTACGTGCAATCTGTAAGTTGCACTGGTAACCCAACAATGACTTTCCAGTTACCTTAAAGAAGCTAGTTTCATATGCCACATAAAAGAATATAACAGTAGTCACGGCCATGTAAGCACCAAGAGCAACCCCTGTGGCAAAAATTTCACTAAGCTTCCAACTGTCTGGAACTGGGGAAGGTTTGACCCTGTCTTTGGAAATTGTCATGATTGTACCTAGACAAATAAATTCCTATGTCAGATAGAAAGAACCTGCAACAAGAAGACTTATGAGATGTTGTCAAATCTTAAACCAAGTACTGATGTATGCTAACCGTCATTCAGGATGGCAATGACAAGAACCATGAAAGGAGGGAAATCAAATTTCCAAATACATGTCAGCAACATGAATCCTAACTGCACAAGCAACCAGGTGCAgtatgaaaagaagaaaagaatgctTCTATATCTGGAGCATCAAGAATATATTGTTCATAGAAAACTTACCACAATACGAATAGTGATAGACACAGCATATATCTGGAGAAAACAAAGACTATTTTCAGCCAGGCACTTGCACAAAATCTCTGTCTCTACTAAACAATGTGATGTCACTATTACCGTATAGTTTTTCATTCTTTGGAAAATTGCACGGCTTGTTAGGACAGCACTGATGATCACACTTAAGCCAGGTTCTGTCAGAACAATGTCAGAGGCACTTCGAGCAGCATCAGTTGAATCTGCTACTGCAATACCTATGTCAGCTATCTTTAGTGCAGGTGCATCATTTACTCCATCTCCAGTCATTCCACAAATGTGCTTTCGTGCTTGTAGTCTTTTTACAATCTCATATTTATGTTCTACAAAAGGACGCATAAAGCCACAATTGTGATCAAGGCTTTTATGGTAACACATCATATATGGACTTTGAAGGAATTTGAGTTTTAGACTGCAAGATTTACCAGGAAAGACTCCAGCAAAACCATCAGCTTTCTCAATAAGTTCATCTATTGGTAGTGCTGCAACTGCTTCATCTTTGCTGCCTCCaagcaaagatgaagaaggataCATATTTGTGCCCATTCCAAGTCGTCTTCCTGTTTCCTTAGCTATTGCCAACTGGTCACCAGTTATCATTTTCACACTGACTCCCAGGTCAAGCGCTCTTCTAATTGTTTCTGCACTATCATGTCGGGGTGGATCAAAAAGCGGGAGAAGGCCAATGAATTCCCAGGGGCCACCAGGACCATCTTTGTTGCCTGAAGGCACTTCCTACATGGGAAAGAATTGCATAATTCTGTCAACAAGCAAATAGCAGATGCAAGGAAGAATATGCAGTTCAAACAACCTCAAGTACCTGATATGCAACTCCAAGAGAACGAAGACCACGATCTGCAAATTTGTCAATGATGGAATGTACCTTTTTCTCAATCACTGACTTGTTATATGCTAGATTGAGAATCTATGGAACACAATTTGTAGAATTTCAGATGTTCCACATTTTACATGGTTTAACCTGTATTCTTGTTAAAATATCTGGATAGGTTACCTGCTCTGGTGCACCTTTGCTTACTCTatgcattttcccagctttaTCTACATATGTCAGAGCTGTTCTTTTGTCAGTTGGATTAAATGGGAGAAAGTGAACTTCTTTGATTCCAGCTCGTGCCTTAcaagaatgaaaaatggaaatatTAGAAGTGAAATATAGGAAGGACTATCAGAAAATCATGATGActccaattttccaattttttatttaagcAGACAAACTAGTGATGCT
This portion of the Coffea arabica cultivar ET-39 chromosome 2e, Coffea Arabica ET-39 HiFi, whole genome shotgun sequence genome encodes:
- the LOC113732002 gene encoding plasma membrane ATPase 1-like isoform X3; this translates as MMCEKSVALDAVIKEAVDLENIPLEEVFDNLKCTRKGLSSDAVKERLDLFGFNKLEEKKESKVLKFLGFMWNPLSWVMEAAAIMSIALANGGGKGPDIQDFVGILLLLIINSTISFIEENNAGNAAAALMARLAPKAKVLRDGKWSEEDASVLVPGDIISIKLGDIVPADARLLEGDPLKIDQSALTGESLPVTKNPGDGVYSGSTCKQGEIDAVVIATGVHTFFGKAAHLVENTTHVGHFQKVLTAIGNFCICSIAVGMLIEIIVIYAIQERSYRTGIDNLLVLLIGGIPIAMPTVLSVTMAIGSHRLSQQGAITKRMTAIEEMAGMDVLCSDKTGTLTLNKLTVDKNMIEVFAKGVDKDAVVLMAARASRIENQDAIDTAIVSMLSDPKEARAGIKEVHFLPFNPTDKRTALTYVDKAGKMHRVSKGAPEQILNLAYNKSVIEKKVHSIIDKFADRGLRSLGVAYQEVPSGNKDGPGGPWEFIGLLPLFDPPRHDSAETIRRALDLGVSVKMITGDQLAIAKETGRRLGMGTNMYPSSSLLGGSKDEAVAALPIDELIEKADGFAGVFPEHKYEIVKRLQARKHICGMTGDGVNDAPALKIADIGIAVADSTDAARSASDIVLTEPGLSVIISAVLTSRAIFQRMKNYTIYAVSITIRIVLGFMLLTCIWKFDFPPFMVLVIAILNDGTIMTISKDRVKPSPVPDSWKLSEIFATGVALGAYMAVTTVIFFYVAYETSFFKNVFNVRNFNKHEFDMSNDEVAKRLNQMVASAVYLQVSTISQALIFVTRSRSWSFKERPGFLLVTAFVIAQLIATVISATATWGFAGIRSIGWGWTGVIWLYNIITYMLLDPLKFLVRYSLSGKAWGLVVEKRTAFSTQKNFGREAREAAWATEQRTLHGLYAPEPVKLIDRNSTFQEMNNMAEEARRRAEIARLRELHTLKGKVESFVKLKGIEIDAINQNYTL
- the LOC113732002 gene encoding plasma membrane ATPase 1-like isoform X2; its protein translation is MMCEKSVALDAVIKEAVDLENIPLEEVFDNLKCTRKGLSSDAVKERLDLFGFNKLEEKKESKVLKFLGFMWNPLSWVMEAAAIMSIALANGGGKGPDIQDFVGILLLLIINSTISFIEENNAGNAAAALMARLAPKAKVLRDGKWSEEDASVLVPGDIISIKLGDIVPADARLLEGDPLKIDQSALTGESLPVTKNPGDGVYSGSTCKQGEIDAVVIATGVHTFFGKAAHLVENTTHVGHFQKVLTAIGNFCICSIAVGMLIEIIVIYAIQERSYRTGIDNLLVLLIGGIPIAMPTVLSVTMAIGSHRLSQQGAITKRMTAIEEMAGMDVLCSDKTGTLTLNKLTVDKNMIEVFAKGVDKDAVVLMAARASRIENQDAIDTAIVSMLSDPKEARAGIKEVHFLPFNPTDKRTALTYVDKAGKMHRVSKGAPEQILNLAYNKSVIEKKVHSIIDKFADRGLRSLGVAYQEVPSGNKDGPGGPWEFIGLLPLFDPPRHDSAETIRRALDLGVSVKMITGDQLAIAKETGRRLGMGTNMYPSSSLLGGSKDEAVAALPIDELIEKADGFAGVFPEHKYEIVKRLQARKHICGMTGDGVNDAPALKIADIGIAVADSTDAARSASDIVLTEPGLSVIISAVLTSRAIFQRMKNYTVIVTSHCLVETEILCKCLAENSLCFLQIYAVSITIRIVLGFMLLTCIWKFDFPPFMVLVIAILNDGTIMTISKDRVKPSPVPDSWKLSEIFATGVALGAYMAVTTVIFFYVAYETSFFKNVFNVRNFNKHEFDMSNDEVAKRLNQMVASAVYLQVSTISQALIFVTRSRSWSFKERPGFLLVTAFVIAQLIATVISATATWGFAGIRSIGWGWTGVIWLYNIITYMLLDPLKFLVRYSLSGKAWGLVVEKRTAFSTQKNFGREAREAAWATEQRTLHGLYAPEPVKLIDRNSTFQEMNNMAEEARRRAEIARLRELHTLKGKVESFVKLKGIEIDAINQNYTL
- the LOC113732002 gene encoding plasma membrane ATPase 1-like isoform X1; translated protein: MMCEKSVALDAVIKEAVDLENIPLEEVFDNLKCTRKGLSSDAVKERLDLFGFNKLEEKKESKVLKFLGFMWNPLSWVMEAAAIMSIALANGGGKGPDIQDFVGILLLLIINSTISFIEENNAGNAAAALMARLAPKAKVLRDGKWSEEDASVLVPGDIISIKLGDIVPADARLLEGDPLKIDQSALTGESLPVTKNPGDGVYSGSTCKQGEIDAVVIATGVHTFFGKAAHLVENTTHVGHFQKVLTAIGNFCICSIAVGMLIEIIVIYAIQERSYRTGIDNLLVLLIGGIPIAMPTVLSVTMAIGSHRLSQQGAITKRMTAIEEMAGMDVLCSDKTGTLTLNKLTVDKNMIEVFAKGVDKDAVVLMAARASRIENQDAIDTAIVSMLSDPKEARAGIKEVHFLPFNPTDKRTALTYVDKAGKMHRVSKGAPEQILNLAYNKSVIEKKVHSIIDKFADRGLRSLGVAYQEVPSGNKDGPGGPWEFIGLLPLFDPPRHDSAETIRRALDLGVSVKMITGDQLAIAKETGRRLGMGTNMYPSSSLLGGSKDEAVAALPIDELIEKADGFAGVFPGKSCSLKLKFLQSPYMMCYHKSLDHNCGFMRPFVEHKYEIVKRLQARKHICGMTGDGVNDAPALKIADIGIAVADSTDAARSASDIVLTEPGLSVIISAVLTSRAIFQRMKNYTIYAVSITIRIVLGFMLLTCIWKFDFPPFMVLVIAILNDGTIMTISKDRVKPSPVPDSWKLSEIFATGVALGAYMAVTTVIFFYVAYETSFFKNVFNVRNFNKHEFDMSNDEVAKRLNQMVASAVYLQVSTISQALIFVTRSRSWSFKERPGFLLVTAFVIAQLIATVISATATWGFAGIRSIGWGWTGVIWLYNIITYMLLDPLKFLVRYSLSGKAWGLVVEKRTAFSTQKNFGREAREAAWATEQRTLHGLYAPEPVKLIDRNSTFQEMNNMAEEARRRAEIARLRELHTLKGKVESFVKLKGIEIDAINQNYTL